Proteins encoded together in one Miscanthus floridulus cultivar M001 chromosome 16, ASM1932011v1, whole genome shotgun sequence window:
- the LOC136510098 gene encoding uncharacterized protein, with protein sequence MALASRLAQLQAKACEATRFVARHGCEYQRSLVEKNKKYVVEPPTIEKCQELSKQLLYTRLASLPGRYEAFWKELDQVKQLWKNRNDLKVEHAGVAALFGIELYAWFCAGEIVGRGFTLTGYHV encoded by the exons ATGGCGCTGGCGTCGAGGCTGGCGCAGCTGCAGGCCAAGGCGTGCGAGGCGACGCGGTTCGTGGCGCGGCACGGGTGCGAGTACCAGCGGTCCCTCGTGGAGAAGAACAAGAAGTACGTCGTGGAGCCGCCCACCATCGAGAAGTGCCAGGAGCTCTCCAAGCAGCTCTTGTACACCCGCCTCGCCAG CCTTCCTGGTCGCTATGAAGCATTCTGGAAAGAGCTTGATCAAGTGAAGCAGCTGTGGAAGAACAGAAATGATCTGAAAGTCGAGCACGCCGGCGTCGCAGCACTCTTCGGCATCGAGCTGTACGCGTGGTTCTGCGCGGGCGAGATTGTTGGGAGAGGATTTACTTTGACAGGATACCATGTCTGA